A stretch of the Chondrinema litorale genome encodes the following:
- a CDS encoding DUF5522 domain-containing protein: MSKYTGKSSNQDQNTEDYYFENGFLVFTESYHKKRGYCCKSGCRHCPYGFRKRR, translated from the coding sequence ATGAGTAAGTATACAGGTAAATCGTCAAATCAAGATCAAAACACAGAAGACTATTATTTTGAAAATGGTTTTCTAGTATTTACTGAAAGTTACCATAAAAAAAGAGGCTATTGCTGTAAAAGCGGTTGCCGACATTGTCCTTATGGTTTTAGAAAAAGACGTTAA